The proteins below are encoded in one region of Scylla paramamosain isolate STU-SP2022 chromosome 8, ASM3559412v1, whole genome shotgun sequence:
- the LOC135103124 gene encoding uncharacterized protein LOC135103124 isoform X4, with amino-acid sequence MAGRWDCFQGLPHGWEVRFDGRVGRYYFIDHLNKKTSWEDPRLKSAPPPPPHPESGHSEIKSRQESQSVSHHPPPWMSPFLGGRFSSVYPSFGGYNLAYMPPYALYGPVYPPQNVSHATEPPPLKKSVGGHPSPDVNKGRGSLTSQQESGLLEAVEHSQLAIAKISAMFPTVPESHIKDLMRKYHNREAVVISALQVQKHPLATPGPYGTFTPPPMRHFIPTATAIMALQSTKASTVVSSTGATPAAATTTTTTTTAQEKEGSHKVATTTGNGTAVGASVSTAPVVTSSKVDHSLHHPVHERTKGTQILEEKNKSGRQGSVERCMGSPFHGRGSVDKSTGSPRLGQGSTGSPFFGRDSPLLSSRASSPHTFMDGSPRPTTRSTSEFTRSLMDSPRMDYRHSPRSTPHSPKIKLRYLKGIFPKVEPTIILDVLTQCNYNVKDTCEKLVLLGYDKKDTVLAPPKLKDRPDGKENKAVSKPSPGPARPKNLSEKHKKKVRNELTSGYPDLTPTVVTMALQSVYYDENRARQVLDNMVESDKKTQEALASCASQMPSRSTESKTVTLNLMGSPPLARRDGVKPTRPTLPRTRINTAWTAAQTVSRGTNTEEDLGFRSDQRMRPQGPNTKLHKGPSECLLLSDYQAWHGPNPDNASGSSKSLAQGPRSTHLRGPSGIARGHDPAMRKGPQGLAKGSQFTQGIKKEVCLSTKVL; translated from the exons ATGGCGGGGCGGTGGGACTGCTTTCAAGGCCTCCCTCACGGCTGGGAAGTAAGGTTCGACGGCAGAGTTGGCAGATA TTACTTCATTGACCACTTGAACAAGAAGACATCATGGGAGGACCCACGGCTGAAGAGtgctccacctccccctcctcacccgGAGAGTGGGCACAGCGAGATCAAGAGTCGCCAGGAGAGTCAGAGTGTCTCCCACCACCCG CCTCCCTGGATGAGTCCCTTCCTGGGTGGGCGGTTCTCCTCTGTCTACCCTTCATTTGGAGGTTATAACTTGGCTTACATGCCTCCATATGCACTGTATGGTCCTGTTTATCCACCGCAG AATGTGTCACATGCCACTGAGCCACCCCCTttgaaaaaaagtgttggaGGCCATCCATCCCCAGATGTTAACAAAGGACGTGGCTCACTCACCTCACAGCAG GAATCAGGACTCTTGGAGGCAGTTGAACACTCCCAACTAGCCATTGCCAAGATCTCTGCCATGTTTCCCACTGTACCAGAAAGTCACATTAAGGATCTTATGAGGAA GTACCACAATAGGGAAGCTGTGGTCATCAGTGCTCTTCAAGTCCAGAAACATCCTCTTGCCACTCCCGGACCTTATGGCACCTTCACTCCACCTCCTATGAGGCACTTTATTCCCACTGCTACAGCCATTATGGCTTTACAAAGCACTAAGGCATCCACTGTTGTGTCCTCCACTGGAGCAAcacctgctgctgccactaccaccaccaccactactactgctcaGGAGAAAGAAGGATCACATAAAGTAGCCACTACCACAGGTAATGGCACAGCTGTAGGTGCCTCTGTCTCAACAGCACCTGTGGTTACATCTTCAAAAGTAGATCATTCTCTCCATCATCCAGTGCATGAGCGCACAAAAGGGACACAGATccttgaagaaaagaacaaatcaGGCCGACAAGGGTCTGTAGAGAGGTGTATGGGATCACCTTTCCATGGCCGTGGATCTGTTGATAAGTCTACAGGGTCCCCAAGGTTGGGACAGGGTTCAACAGGCTCTCCATTCTTTGGTCGCGACTCTCCACTCTTGTCCTCTCGGGCTTCTTCCCCCCACACCTTCATGGACGGTTCTCCACGGCCCACCACACGCTCTACTTCAGAATTCACTCGCTCCCTCATGGATTCACCTCGAATGGACTACCGTCATTCTCCCAGGTCTACTCCACACTCTCCCAAGATCAAACTCAG GTACTTGAAAGGAATATTTCCTAAGGTGGAGCCAACCATTATTCTTGATGTTTTGACCCAGTGCAACTACAATGTTAAGGATACCTGTGAGAAACTGGTGCTCTTGGGATATGACAAAAAGGATACTGTGCTTGCTCCACCAAAGCTTAAGGACCGTCCTGATGGCAAGGAAAACAAGGCTGTCTCAAAGCCATCCCCAGGACCTGCACGGCCTAAGAATCTTAGTGaaaaacacaagaagaaag TTCGCAATGAGTTAACCTCAGGTTACCCTGACTTGACTCCCACGGTGGTGACCATGGCCCTGCAGTCAGTGTACTATGATGAAAATCGTGCCCGTCAAGTGCTGGACAACATGGTGGAGTCAGACAAAAAGACACAAGAGGCACTTGCCAGCTGTGCATCTCAAATGCCCAG CAGATCCACAGAGTCCAAGACTGTGACTCTCAATCTGATGGGCTCACCTCCACTTGCCCGAAGAGATGGAGTGAAGCCCACACGCCCCACCTTGCCCAGAACAAGGATCAACACTGCCTGGACAGCTGCTCAAAC TGTTTCTCGAGGAACTAACACAGAGGAAGACCTTGGATTCCGCAGTGACCAGCGCATGCGTCCCCAGGGTCCAAATACAAAGTTACACAAGGGGCCCTCAGAGTGTCTTCTTCT ATCAGATTACCAGGCTTGGCATGGCCCCAATCCAGACAATGCCTCAGGCAGCAGCAAGAGTTTGGCTCAGGGGCCAAGAAGCACTCACCTTCGAGGTCCATCTGGCATTGCTCGAGGGCATGACCCTGCCATGAGGAAGGGACCTCAAGGGCTGGCCAAAGGATCGCAGTTCACACAAGGTATAAAGAAAGAAGTTTGCCTTTCAACTAAAGTGCTTTAA
- the LOC135103124 gene encoding uncharacterized protein LOC135103124 isoform X3, with amino-acid sequence MAGRWDCFQGLPHGWEVRFDGRVGRYYFIDHLNKKTSWEDPRLKSAPPPPPHPESGHSEIKSRQESQSVSHHPPPWMSPFLGGRFSSVYPSFGGYNLAYMPPYALYGPVYPPQNVSHATEPPPLKKSVGGHPSPDVNKGRGSLTSQQESGLLEAVEHSQLAIAKISAMFPTVPESHIKDLMRKYLKGIFPKVEPTIILDVLTQCNYNVKDTCEKLVLLGYDKKDTVLAPPKLKDRPDGKENKAVSKPSPGPARPKNLSEKHKKKVRNELTSGYPDLTPTVVTMALQSVYYDENRARQVLDNMVESDKKTQEALASCASQMPSRSTESKTVTLNLMGSPPLARRDGVKPTRPTLPRTRINTAWTAAQTVSRGTNTEEDLGFRSDQRMRPQGPNTKLHKGPSECLLLSDYQAWHGPNPDNASGSSKSLAQGPRSTHLRGPSGIARGHDPAMRKGPQGLAKGSQFTQGC; translated from the exons ATGGCGGGGCGGTGGGACTGCTTTCAAGGCCTCCCTCACGGCTGGGAAGTAAGGTTCGACGGCAGAGTTGGCAGATA TTACTTCATTGACCACTTGAACAAGAAGACATCATGGGAGGACCCACGGCTGAAGAGtgctccacctccccctcctcacccgGAGAGTGGGCACAGCGAGATCAAGAGTCGCCAGGAGAGTCAGAGTGTCTCCCACCACCCG CCTCCCTGGATGAGTCCCTTCCTGGGTGGGCGGTTCTCCTCTGTCTACCCTTCATTTGGAGGTTATAACTTGGCTTACATGCCTCCATATGCACTGTATGGTCCTGTTTATCCACCGCAG AATGTGTCACATGCCACTGAGCCACCCCCTttgaaaaaaagtgttggaGGCCATCCATCCCCAGATGTTAACAAAGGACGTGGCTCACTCACCTCACAGCAG GAATCAGGACTCTTGGAGGCAGTTGAACACTCCCAACTAGCCATTGCCAAGATCTCTGCCATGTTTCCCACTGTACCAGAAAGTCACATTAAGGATCTTATGAGGAA GTACTTGAAAGGAATATTTCCTAAGGTGGAGCCAACCATTATTCTTGATGTTTTGACCCAGTGCAACTACAATGTTAAGGATACCTGTGAGAAACTGGTGCTCTTGGGATATGACAAAAAGGATACTGTGCTTGCTCCACCAAAGCTTAAGGACCGTCCTGATGGCAAGGAAAACAAGGCTGTCTCAAAGCCATCCCCAGGACCTGCACGGCCTAAGAATCTTAGTGaaaaacacaagaagaaag TTCGCAATGAGTTAACCTCAGGTTACCCTGACTTGACTCCCACGGTGGTGACCATGGCCCTGCAGTCAGTGTACTATGATGAAAATCGTGCCCGTCAAGTGCTGGACAACATGGTGGAGTCAGACAAAAAGACACAAGAGGCACTTGCCAGCTGTGCATCTCAAATGCCCAG CAGATCCACAGAGTCCAAGACTGTGACTCTCAATCTGATGGGCTCACCTCCACTTGCCCGAAGAGATGGAGTGAAGCCCACACGCCCCACCTTGCCCAGAACAAGGATCAACACTGCCTGGACAGCTGCTCAAAC TGTTTCTCGAGGAACTAACACAGAGGAAGACCTTGGATTCCGCAGTGACCAGCGCATGCGTCCCCAGGGTCCAAATACAAAGTTACACAAGGGGCCCTCAGAGTGTCTTCTTCT ATCAGATTACCAGGCTTGGCATGGCCCCAATCCAGACAATGCCTCAGGCAGCAGCAAGAGTTTGGCTCAGGGGCCAAGAAGCACTCACCTTCGAGGTCCATCTGGCATTGCTCGAGGGCATGACCCTGCCATGAGGAAGGGACCTCAAGGGCTGGCCAAAGGATCGCAGTTCACACAAG GTTGCTAG
- the LOC135103124 gene encoding uncharacterized protein LOC135103124 isoform X1: MAGRWDCFQGLPHGWEVRFDGRVGRYYFIDHLNKKTSWEDPRLKSAPPPPPHPESGHSEIKSRQESQSVSHHPPPWMSPFLGGRFSSVYPSFGGYNLAYMPPYALYGPVYPPQNVSHATEPPPLKKSVGGHPSPDVNKGRGSLTSQQESGLLEAVEHSQLAIAKISAMFPTVPESHIKDLMRKYLKGIFPKVEPTIILDVLTQCNYNVKDTCEKLVLLGYDKKDTVLAPPKLKDRPDGKENKAVSKPSPGPARPKNLSEKHKKKVRNELTSGYPDLTPTVVTMALQSVYYDENRARQVLDNMVESDKKTQEALASCASQMPSRSTESKTVTLNLMGSPPLARRDGVKPTRPTLPRTRINTAWTAAQTVSRGTNTEEDLGFRSDQRMRPQGPNTKLHKGPSECLLLSDYQAWHGPNPDNASGSSKSLAQGPRSTHLRGPSGIARGHDPAMRKGPQGLAKGSQFTQGIKKEVCLSTKVL, from the exons ATGGCGGGGCGGTGGGACTGCTTTCAAGGCCTCCCTCACGGCTGGGAAGTAAGGTTCGACGGCAGAGTTGGCAGATA TTACTTCATTGACCACTTGAACAAGAAGACATCATGGGAGGACCCACGGCTGAAGAGtgctccacctccccctcctcacccgGAGAGTGGGCACAGCGAGATCAAGAGTCGCCAGGAGAGTCAGAGTGTCTCCCACCACCCG CCTCCCTGGATGAGTCCCTTCCTGGGTGGGCGGTTCTCCTCTGTCTACCCTTCATTTGGAGGTTATAACTTGGCTTACATGCCTCCATATGCACTGTATGGTCCTGTTTATCCACCGCAG AATGTGTCACATGCCACTGAGCCACCCCCTttgaaaaaaagtgttggaGGCCATCCATCCCCAGATGTTAACAAAGGACGTGGCTCACTCACCTCACAGCAG GAATCAGGACTCTTGGAGGCAGTTGAACACTCCCAACTAGCCATTGCCAAGATCTCTGCCATGTTTCCCACTGTACCAGAAAGTCACATTAAGGATCTTATGAGGAA GTACTTGAAAGGAATATTTCCTAAGGTGGAGCCAACCATTATTCTTGATGTTTTGACCCAGTGCAACTACAATGTTAAGGATACCTGTGAGAAACTGGTGCTCTTGGGATATGACAAAAAGGATACTGTGCTTGCTCCACCAAAGCTTAAGGACCGTCCTGATGGCAAGGAAAACAAGGCTGTCTCAAAGCCATCCCCAGGACCTGCACGGCCTAAGAATCTTAGTGaaaaacacaagaagaaag TTCGCAATGAGTTAACCTCAGGTTACCCTGACTTGACTCCCACGGTGGTGACCATGGCCCTGCAGTCAGTGTACTATGATGAAAATCGTGCCCGTCAAGTGCTGGACAACATGGTGGAGTCAGACAAAAAGACACAAGAGGCACTTGCCAGCTGTGCATCTCAAATGCCCAG CAGATCCACAGAGTCCAAGACTGTGACTCTCAATCTGATGGGCTCACCTCCACTTGCCCGAAGAGATGGAGTGAAGCCCACACGCCCCACCTTGCCCAGAACAAGGATCAACACTGCCTGGACAGCTGCTCAAAC TGTTTCTCGAGGAACTAACACAGAGGAAGACCTTGGATTCCGCAGTGACCAGCGCATGCGTCCCCAGGGTCCAAATACAAAGTTACACAAGGGGCCCTCAGAGTGTCTTCTTCT ATCAGATTACCAGGCTTGGCATGGCCCCAATCCAGACAATGCCTCAGGCAGCAGCAAGAGTTTGGCTCAGGGGCCAAGAAGCACTCACCTTCGAGGTCCATCTGGCATTGCTCGAGGGCATGACCCTGCCATGAGGAAGGGACCTCAAGGGCTGGCCAAAGGATCGCAGTTCACACAAGGTATAAAGAAAGAAGTTTGCCTTTCAACTAAAGTGCTTTAA
- the LOC135103124 gene encoding uncharacterized protein LOC135103124 isoform X2, whose translation MAGRWDCFQGLPHGWEVRFDGRVGRYYFIDHLNKKTSWEDPRLKSAPPPPPHPESGHSEIKSRQESQSVSHHPPPWMSPFLGGRFSSVYPSFGGYNLAYMPPYALYGPVYPPQNVSHATEPPPLKKSVGGHPSPDVNKGRGSLTSQQESGLLEAVEHSQLAIAKISAMFPTVPESHIKDLMRKYLKGIFPKVEPTIILDVLTQCNYNVKDTCEKLVLLGYDKKDTVLAPPKLKDRPDGKENKAVSKPSPGPARPKNLSEKHKKKVRNELTSGYPDLTPTVVTMALQSVYYDENRARQVLDNMVESDKKTQEALASCASQMPRSTESKTVTLNLMGSPPLARRDGVKPTRPTLPRTRINTAWTAAQTVSRGTNTEEDLGFRSDQRMRPQGPNTKLHKGPSECLLLSDYQAWHGPNPDNASGSSKSLAQGPRSTHLRGPSGIARGHDPAMRKGPQGLAKGSQFTQGIKKEVCLSTKVL comes from the exons ATGGCGGGGCGGTGGGACTGCTTTCAAGGCCTCCCTCACGGCTGGGAAGTAAGGTTCGACGGCAGAGTTGGCAGATA TTACTTCATTGACCACTTGAACAAGAAGACATCATGGGAGGACCCACGGCTGAAGAGtgctccacctccccctcctcacccgGAGAGTGGGCACAGCGAGATCAAGAGTCGCCAGGAGAGTCAGAGTGTCTCCCACCACCCG CCTCCCTGGATGAGTCCCTTCCTGGGTGGGCGGTTCTCCTCTGTCTACCCTTCATTTGGAGGTTATAACTTGGCTTACATGCCTCCATATGCACTGTATGGTCCTGTTTATCCACCGCAG AATGTGTCACATGCCACTGAGCCACCCCCTttgaaaaaaagtgttggaGGCCATCCATCCCCAGATGTTAACAAAGGACGTGGCTCACTCACCTCACAGCAG GAATCAGGACTCTTGGAGGCAGTTGAACACTCCCAACTAGCCATTGCCAAGATCTCTGCCATGTTTCCCACTGTACCAGAAAGTCACATTAAGGATCTTATGAGGAA GTACTTGAAAGGAATATTTCCTAAGGTGGAGCCAACCATTATTCTTGATGTTTTGACCCAGTGCAACTACAATGTTAAGGATACCTGTGAGAAACTGGTGCTCTTGGGATATGACAAAAAGGATACTGTGCTTGCTCCACCAAAGCTTAAGGACCGTCCTGATGGCAAGGAAAACAAGGCTGTCTCAAAGCCATCCCCAGGACCTGCACGGCCTAAGAATCTTAGTGaaaaacacaagaagaaag TTCGCAATGAGTTAACCTCAGGTTACCCTGACTTGACTCCCACGGTGGTGACCATGGCCCTGCAGTCAGTGTACTATGATGAAAATCGTGCCCGTCAAGTGCTGGACAACATGGTGGAGTCAGACAAAAAGACACAAGAGGCACTTGCCAGCTGTGCATCTCAAATGCCCAG ATCCACAGAGTCCAAGACTGTGACTCTCAATCTGATGGGCTCACCTCCACTTGCCCGAAGAGATGGAGTGAAGCCCACACGCCCCACCTTGCCCAGAACAAGGATCAACACTGCCTGGACAGCTGCTCAAAC TGTTTCTCGAGGAACTAACACAGAGGAAGACCTTGGATTCCGCAGTGACCAGCGCATGCGTCCCCAGGGTCCAAATACAAAGTTACACAAGGGGCCCTCAGAGTGTCTTCTTCT ATCAGATTACCAGGCTTGGCATGGCCCCAATCCAGACAATGCCTCAGGCAGCAGCAAGAGTTTGGCTCAGGGGCCAAGAAGCACTCACCTTCGAGGTCCATCTGGCATTGCTCGAGGGCATGACCCTGCCATGAGGAAGGGACCTCAAGGGCTGGCCAAAGGATCGCAGTTCACACAAGGTATAAAGAAAGAAGTTTGCCTTTCAACTAAAGTGCTTTAA